A window from uncultured Desulfobacter sp. encodes these proteins:
- a CDS encoding nitroreductase family protein, with amino-acid sequence MNNEVLTCIHERRSTRKFTEQQISSEQLDALLDAAIWAPSGGNNQSWLFTAIQKKSVLLHLNALVCQGFQHWVPDDDYPTKHAMKKRSQQDGYNFYHNAPTLIIVSNKPNYENAMADCSLALGNIFLATQSLGLGSCYINQLHWLRNDPDIRAYLFELGIPKAHTICSCAAVGFIGKASPAPARKKGTIQIVR; translated from the coding sequence ATGAATAACGAAGTGCTAACCTGCATTCATGAACGAAGAAGCACCCGCAAATTTACTGAACAGCAAATTTCATCCGAACAACTGGATGCACTGCTTGATGCGGCGATATGGGCACCCAGCGGGGGCAACAACCAAAGCTGGTTATTTACGGCCATTCAAAAAAAGAGTGTACTGCTTCATCTAAACGCCCTTGTTTGCCAAGGATTTCAGCATTGGGTGCCCGATGATGATTACCCCACAAAACACGCCATGAAAAAGCGTTCACAACAGGACGGTTATAATTTCTACCACAACGCCCCCACGCTCATCATCGTCTCCAATAAACCCAATTACGAGAATGCCATGGCCGATTGTTCCCTGGCCCTGGGCAACATATTCCTTGCGACCCAGTCCCTTGGGCTGGGAAGCTGCTATATCAACCAGCTCCACTGGCTCCGTAACGATCCGGATATAAGAGCCTACCTGTTTGAACTGGGCATCCCAAAGGCGCATACCATTTGCTCATGTGCTGCAGTCGGATTTATCGGTAAGGCATCGCCTGCGCCCGCCCGCAAAAAAGGTACGATACAAATTGTTCGATAG
- the pepF gene encoding oligoendopeptidase F, whose amino-acid sequence MVHQPDAPRKEVLQNDSWDLSPMFQTIEAWEALFQTLEKKIPAYDDFKGTLDQGPDRLLACIEFDHGVGRDMDRLYTFAHLKNDEDKTQSDNESLFQRASNLYSRIGEASSFMSPEIQAIPSDQLTAYLDKEAFKPYRFYLEQMIRYIPHTKNAATEQLLAMAGESLGAPQRIFSQLDNADLNFGTVKTPSGKGSPLTHGNFITFLGHKDRTFRKTVFDQYYQTYDDHRHTIAATLGASIKKDLFWARARNFDAARKAALFADNVPEAVYDNLIDNVKKAFSPLYRYLDFRKKALGVDELHMYDTYVQLVPDVDFHMDYEEAVATCIEALAPLGTDYFSTLKQGLLTGWVDRYENKGKRSGAYSSGCYDSNPYILLNYDANSINSLFTLIHEAGHSMHTYLANTSQPYPTHGYTIFVAEVASTLNEALLARHLLEKYKNDPKMKAYILNREIDNIRGTFFRQTMFAEFEHIVHGLAGDNQALTIDTFTSVYKDLLAAYFGDKMVIDPALTLECLRIPHFYSSFYVYKYATGLAAALGIAQRITDKGKSAVDDYLNFLKLGGSMFPIDELRVAGVDMATITPVQAAASHFESRISELETLWNSI is encoded by the coding sequence ATGGTTCATCAGCCGGACGCCCCGAGAAAAGAGGTCCTTCAAAATGACAGCTGGGATCTGTCACCCATGTTTCAAACCATAGAAGCGTGGGAAGCGCTTTTCCAGACACTGGAAAAAAAGATACCCGCCTACGATGATTTCAAGGGAACCCTTGACCAGGGGCCTGACAGGCTTTTGGCCTGTATCGAGTTTGACCACGGTGTCGGGCGGGATATGGATCGCCTTTATACATTCGCGCACCTGAAAAACGATGAGGATAAGACCCAGTCTGACAACGAAAGCCTTTTTCAGCGGGCCTCCAACCTTTACAGCCGCATCGGGGAGGCCTCAAGTTTTATGTCCCCTGAAATCCAGGCGATCCCCTCGGACCAGCTCACGGCGTACCTTGATAAAGAGGCATTTAAGCCGTACCGATTTTACCTGGAACAGATGATCCGCTATATTCCCCACACCAAAAATGCAGCCACCGAGCAACTGCTGGCCATGGCCGGTGAAAGCCTTGGCGCCCCCCAACGGATTTTTTCCCAGCTGGATAACGCGGATCTTAATTTCGGTACGGTAAAAACGCCTTCGGGCAAAGGTTCTCCGTTAACCCACGGCAACTTCATTACGTTTCTGGGGCATAAGGATAGAACTTTCCGCAAAACGGTTTTTGATCAATATTACCAAACCTACGATGACCACAGACACACCATTGCTGCGACTTTAGGGGCGTCAATAAAAAAAGATCTGTTCTGGGCCAGGGCCAGAAATTTTGACGCAGCACGAAAGGCCGCTTTATTTGCGGATAATGTTCCAGAAGCGGTCTACGACAACCTGATTGACAATGTAAAAAAAGCATTTTCACCCCTTTACCGGTACCTTGATTTCAGAAAAAAGGCCCTGGGTGTTGACGAACTGCACATGTACGACACTTATGTACAGCTTGTGCCCGACGTTGACTTTCACATGGATTATGAAGAGGCGGTTGCCACCTGTATTGAGGCCCTTGCACCGTTGGGCACTGACTATTTCAGCACCCTGAAACAGGGCCTGCTCACAGGCTGGGTGGACCGGTACGAAAACAAAGGTAAGCGAAGCGGAGCCTACTCTTCGGGGTGCTACGATTCCAACCCCTATATTCTGCTCAACTATGACGCCAATTCCATTAACAGCCTTTTCACGCTGATTCACGAGGCCGGGCACTCCATGCACACCTATCTTGCCAACACATCACAGCCCTACCCCACTCACGGATACACGATTTTTGTGGCCGAGGTGGCCTCCACCCTCAATGAGGCGCTTTTGGCCCGGCATCTTCTGGAAAAATATAAAAATGACCCGAAAATGAAAGCATATATCCTGAACCGGGAGATCGACAATATCCGGGGGACATTTTTCCGCCAGACCATGTTTGCCGAATTTGAACACATTGTCCACGGGCTGGCCGGTGACAACCAGGCCCTGACCATTGACACCTTCACGTCGGTGTACAAGGATCTTTTAGCCGCATATTTCGGAGACAAGATGGTCATTGACCCGGCACTCACCCTGGAATGCCTGCGCATCCCCCATTTTTACTCTTCCTTTTACGTTTATAAATATGCCACGGGCCTGGCGGCAGCCCTGGGGATTGCCCAGCGGATAACGGACAAAGGGAAGTCGGCCGTGGATGATTACCTTAACTTTCTCAAGCTCGGCGGATCCATGTTCCCCATTGACGAGCTCAGAGTTGCGGGGGTGGACATGGCAACCATCACCCCGGTACAGGCGGCAGCCTCCCATTTTGAATCACGGATCAGCGAACTGGAAACCCTGTGGAATTCG